In Psychrobacter ciconiae, the genomic window CCCGTTTATTTGGAGATATAATGATAAAAATCGGTCAAGGTATTGACGTTCATGCGTTTCATAACAGCGGCGCTCAGCAGCAATACGTGGTACTGGCAGGCGTTCATATTGAGCACAGCCACAGCTTACTTGCGCATTCTGACGGTGATGTGATTTTGCACGCCTTAGCGGATGCGCTGCTTGGCGCGCTTGCGATGGGTGATATCGGTCAGCATTTCCCCGATACCGATGCGGCAAACGCAGGGCTTGATTCGCGCATTTTGCTGCGCTATGTTTATGGTAAAGTCTTGGCGGAAGGCTATCAAATTGGTAACGCGGATATTACCGTACTTTGCGAGCGCCCCAAACTTGCGCCGCATAATGAATTGATGCGCGCTAACATCGCAAGTGACTTGCAAACTGACATTAAAAACATCAGCATTAAAGCCTCAACCACAGAAAAACTGGGCTTTACCGGCAGACAAGAGGGCATCATGGCGCAAGCCGTGGTATTATTAACCCCAAACGCGGTGAAAGCTTAGCCGTTTTTACGCGTCAATCCCTTTTTATTTATCTTGGAGTAGTTATGACTGACCAAAACTCAAGCACTGACATCGAACAATTAATCCGTGACCAAATCCGCGACAACAAAGTGATTTTGTACATGAAAGGCACGCCGCAGTTTCCGCAGTGTGGCTTTTCAGCGCGCTCAGTTGACGTCTTAACGCAAATCGGTCGCCCGTTTGCCTTTGTCAATATCTTAGAGAATCCTGAAATCCGCGCCACCTTGCCAAAAGTGGGTAACTGGCCAACCTTCCCGCAGCTTTGGGTAGATGGCGAGTTGATGGGCGGCTCGGACATCATTTTACAAATGTATCAATCGGGTGAATTAAAGCCACTTATTGAAGCCAATAGCCCAGAAGCTTAATCACGCAATTGTTAAAAGCTTCATAAAAAATAATCAGTTCAAGCTTAACGTTTGAGCTGATTTGTTTTTTTAATGGCAATTTAACGTCTGGCATATTGTTTTTAACAAAAATTTCCCCATATAAGCCCTTTAAAATGACAACAATAAAGGACTGCTATGACTGACCAACGCCTAGACGCCCGCCGCGCCGCACTCAAACAAGTCTCAGCGCAAATTATTGATTTAGCAAACAATGAGCCAAATTCTGCGCTCAAATGCATTCACCAATTAAGCGTGGCAGGCGGCGCAACCGAAGCGACCTATCAAGCCATTGAGCAGCGAATCCGCGTTGACCAAGACAGTGCGGGCGCCTATCATTTGGCGCTGCTTGCGCAAAATACGCCGGATTTGCCCATTGATGTTCATGCGCTGATTGAGGTGATCATTCATCAGGGCGACAATCGTCAGCGTTTGGCTTTGCTTAAAAACTTACCACTACCACCAGTGGCAGCTATTAAATCTGCCATTTTAGCAACAGGTGATGACGCTGCTATTAAAGAGATGGAAAGTTATTTAGCCAACAATCCTGAAGGCTTGGGAAGTCAGCATATTATTGCCAACTCCCCAAGTGACCAAATCATACCGTTGTCTTAATGTTTGGCATTTTTTTAACTAAGTTTAAAAGCTAAGTTTAAAAAACTAAGTTTAAAAAAACCAAGCTCAACGGCAAAGGTAAATAAAATCCTAAAATATCAATATGATTATTGCTATAATAATCGGCTGGTTTTATTTTTCTGACGTTATTTTTAAAAGTTAACCCCAAGTGTTTTTAGCAAGCGAGGCAACATGCAATTTCCAAAATCCTACGATGTGGTGGTCATCGGCGGCGGTCATGCCGGAACTGAAGCGGCGCTTGCAGCAGCAAGGATGGGCGCAAAGACGCTTTTGTTGACCCACAATATCGAAACGCTGGGGCAAATGAGCTGTAACCCTGCCATTGGCGGGATTGGCAAATCGCATTTGGTTCGTGAGATTGATGCGCTTGGCGGCGCAATGGCGCTAGCAACCGACAAGTCTGGGATTCAATTTCGGGTATTAAACAGCAGAAAGGGCGCGGCGGTTCGGGCAACGCGAGCGCAAGCTGACCGCATTTTATATAAGGCCGCTATTCGTGAAACGCTTGAGAATCAGCCCAATTTAGACATTTTTCAACAAGCTGCCGATGATATCTTGGTTGAAAATGGTCGCGCAACAGCAGTGGTAACTTCAAGCGGCATTATTTTTAACACCCAAACGGTGGTTTTGACCTCCGGAACGTTTTTGGGCGGGGTCATTCATATCGGTCTTGAGAACTCCAAAGGTGGTCGCGCAGGTGATCCGCCCGCGATTAAACTTGCCGACCGCTTGCGCGAATTAAACCTTCCTGTGGGTCGTCTCAAAACCGGAACGCCGGCGCGAATTGATGCCCGAAGCGTTGATTTTAGCGTGATGACCGTTCAGCCGGGGGATACGCCGCTGCCGACCATGAGCTATATAGGCGATGTGGCGATGCATCCGCGACAAGTCAATTGCTACATCACCCATACCAATGCCAAAACGCATGACATTATCCGTCAAAATCTCGACCGCTCGCCGATGTTTTCAGGCAAAATCGAAGGCGTGGGACCACGATATTGCCCCTCCATTGAGGATAAAATTCATCGCTTTGCCGACAAAGACAGCCATCAGATTTTTATTGAGCCTGAAGGCTTGACCACTCATGAACTTTATCCCAACGGCATTTCGACCAGTTTGCCGTTTGACGTTCAGCTTGAATTTATCCATAGCATGAAAGGCTTGGAAAACGCGCACATCACGCGCCCCGGTTACGCCATTGAGTACGATTATTTTGACCCGCAAAATTTAAAGCCAACGCTTGAAACCAAATCCATTGATGGGCTTTATTTTGCAGGTCAGATCAACGGTACAACCGGTTACGAGGAAGCAGGCGTTCAAGGATTGCTTGCTGGTGTGAATGCTGCGCTGGTTACTCAAGATAATCCTGATTTTGAAGTTTGGACGCCGCGCCGTGACCAAGCTTATTTGGGCGTCTTGATTGACGATTTAATCACTCATGGCACCAATGAGCCGTACCGAATGTTTACCAGTCGCGCCGAATACCGCTTGCTGCTGCGTGAGGACAATGCTGACCAGCGGTTAACGGCGATTGGGCGCAAGCTTGGGCTGATTGATGATGCGCGCTGGCAGGTTTTTGAGCAAAAAATGGATGCCATTGCAAGTGAGCAATCGCGCCTAAAAGACTTGTGGGCAACGCCAATGAACGCCCTTGGCAAAGCATTTAGCGAGCAAACGGGTGAGGCGCTGACCAAAGAAGTGAACGCCCTTGATTTGTTAAAGCGACCGCAAGTTCATTTTAATGACATTGCTAAACTGACCGAGTCAAAGGTCAGTGAGCAAGTCGGCGAGCAGATTGAGATTTCAGTCAAATACGCCGGCTACATCGACCGTCAGCAAGAAGACATCGCTCAGATGAAGCGCTTAGAAAATACCGCGATTCCGGACAATTTTGACTTTAGCGCGGTGTCAGGGCTGTCTAATGAAGTGGTTCAAAAGCTTGCTAAAGTTCGCCCGGTAAGCCTTGCTCAAGCGAGCCGGATCAGCGGTGTAACCCCTGCGGCCATTCAGCTTTTAGCGATGACCATTAAAAAACAAAAAAAGGCAAAGGCGCTGCTTAATAGTTAATGGCGATTACTAAGCTGATACCCAGTGTAACGGTCAATAGGATAAATATTTGTCAAGATAAAGGTTTGATGTAAATCATTTAGCTTAAAATAAAAGGAAAACAAATCATGCCTTATGACAACTTATCCGACTTACCTGATAATGTAAAAGACCATTTGCCAAAGCACGCTCAAGAAATATTTCAAGCCGCGTTTAACAGTGCGGCTAAACAGTACGATGATGAGGCTCGGTGGTTTGCCACAGCTTGGGCGGCGGTTGAAAAGGTTTATCATAAAAATGCTGAGGGCAACTGGGTAAAAAAATAGTAAAGTTAGCAGGCGCTATGATATTCTAGCGCTGCTTATTCTTTAATTTTGCGTTTTTAAGCTTTTAAAAAAAAGCTTTAAAAAGCGTCCTTGCCGTTGACCTGATTATGATTGATGCTGTTGTTTTTGCTGTTGCGATTATCCTGCCCAACCTTATTTTAATGGGGTTGGGTTTTTTTATGCAGCGTCGTGGCGCGGCAAGCAAGCCCTTTGTTGACCAAGCCTCCAATTTTGTTTTTAACTACTGCCTGCCGTGTTTGCTATTTTTTAGCGTGGTGGACAGTCAGGTCGATTATGGCAAGCAAGTTCAGCTGATTGCCGCAGGGGCAGTGGTCACCTTTATTTTGTTCTTTGGCTCAGAGGTTTACGCGCGCCGTTTTATCACAAGCCCTGCTGACCAAGGCGTTTTTGTTCAAGGTGTGTTTCGCAGTAACATGGCGATTTTGGGACTGGCAACGGTCGCCAATGCTTATGGTGATGAAGGCTTGAGCATTGGCGCAGTATATATGGGACTGGTGACCATTTTATTTAATATTTTGGCGGTGGTCACTTTAAGCCGAGTATTTAAAAGTGCGGAAGATACTTGGCTGACCAAATCAAAATTGATTCTTAATAAGCTTGTTACCAACCCATTAATGATTGCGCTAGTTGCAGCGTTTGCTTATAAAGCGCTGAATTTACCGCCCGTTCCCAGTGTGCTTCACAAAACCGGTGATTTACTGGCGTCAGTCACGCTGCCGCTAGCGCTGATTTGCGCGGGCGCAAGTATTGATTGGCGCTCAATGCTTGCGCCCTCTGGGCTGTCGATGCAGGCAAGTATTGGTAGAATTGTGATTGCGCCGCTCATTGCCATTGCGGTGGGATTAGGATTTGGGCTACAAGGCATTCATATGGGGGTGCTGTTTTTGATGGTGGCAGCGCCAACGGCAGCGGCAAGCTACGTGATGGCAAAAGCGATGGGTGGTAATGATGTGTTGGCGGCAAATATCTTGGCGTTTACCACGGTCGTTGGGATGTTTGGTATGGCGATTGGCGCGGCGGTACTTCGAGGCATGGGCTTGATGTAGTAATTTCTTTGCTCAAAAACCGCTCATTCGTGAGCGGTTTTTTTGGCTGAAAGCTTTAATTAGATGTCAATTATTGGGCCGTAGCAGGCTGAATATCAAACTCAAAGACCCAAGACGTTGCCGCAGGTGAGGTGGCATCAGGATAATTAATTTGGGTTAAATGCATTCTAGCAAAGCTGTTGCCCTCAGCGGAGCGAATCAGCGCGCCTTTATTTGGGTTGGCAAACATACGGTGGTTGTTAGCGCCGTCATAGGTAAATAAGCCGTAATCTAGCTTTGGATAATTGCCTGAAACTTGCGGGTTGAGACTTGAGCCTTTTTTATCGGTCACCCAACCTGCCGCGCTAGCAGGATATTGATAAGCCGTGACATTTTGCAAGATTTTTAAGCTTTCCTCGTTATTGTCCGCCATAAATTTAGCTTTGATGGGCTCGCCCTTGTCATCAAAGTACGCTTTTGAATCGTTTGCCAAGTAAGCGCCAACTTTGCCGCTTCCTGAGTTGCCGCCATTTAAGATGATGCTGTCGCGTTTAAATGCCATATGCCAAACGCCTGATTTATCAACGACTTTGCCAGTTTGTAAGTTAAAATATGTCCAGTCGGTTTGGCTTGAGGCGTCAATCTGCTGAGTTTTAACTTTATCAGGCACCGCCGTGTCAATCCAGCGTAAGGTTGGGAATCCTGAGGTGGTGCCTTTATAGTAGTTAGTAATCTGAACGGCGTAAATTGGCAGTTGTACCGAGCTTGCCGCCTCCGCACTGCTATTATCAGTGGTGATAAGGTAAACGCGGTTGTTCGGATACAGTTTGTGGTCGTCGTTTAAGCTATAAGCGTACCATGGGCTTTGGTTAAAGATGCCGCCATTTTTATCTTCATTATAAAGGATGCTTAAATCGCTATTGGTTTTGGGGTCACGGGTGGCGTTTTTATAGTCTTTCAGCTCGCTCCAATCCATCAGCCCAAACACGCCGCCTTTTCCAGTGCCGGACGCGCCACTATTTGACCAAAGCTTGACGCCGCGCTCTTGGTTTTCAAATTTAACATCCCAAGTGTTTTCAGCACAGCTGCTTTCTTTTTGAGCGTCAAAGTCAAAACAGGTGGTCGCGCCTTTAGCAAGGTTGGTGATTGTCCAAGTGGCAGATTTGCTAAATAAAGAAGGCGAGTTTGGCTTTGGTGGGGTGACGACCGTGCCGCCGCCGGTGCTTGGGTTTGAACCTGAGCTGTCGCCACCACAGCCGGACAAGGTTAATATAACCGCTGTTCCTAAAATGACGGCGAATGGTCTAGTCAAGTTTTTGGTTTTTCTTTGCATCATTGTTATTTCCTTAAAAATTAAAAAGATAAAACGGTAAAACAAACAAGCTTGAGCAGTTACAAGGTTTTAAAAAAAGATAAAGCTATTGCTGATTTTTGAAAAAACTACCAGCGATAGCTTGCGCCAATCAGCCACTCGCGGTTGTCAATCGGTCGAAAGTCGCTTGGGTCTTTGACATCGCGCTGAGTGTCAAAAATATTGTTAATCGCGCCATAAAGGCTCAAATTATCATTAGCTTGATAATTGAGCTTGCTGTCCAAATTCCAAAAGGCAGGCGAGTAGGACTGGCTTTCTGTGCTGATTAATTGCTTTGACTCATACGTTAAGCGCGGGATAACTTGCAATTTGTCATTGATTTGATAGTCAACGGCAAGCATGGCTTTGTGATTGGGGCGATAGGTCAGCTCGCTGTCGGCGCTTTTATTGTGCGTTTTAAGGTAGGCGTAACTGGCTTGAACTTTGGCATTGTCCAAAGCTTGCCAATCGATGCCGACATCGCCGCCATAGGTGTAAGCGCTATCGACGTTGGTATATTGAAAGATGGAAATACCATTTTCAATCAAGGCATTGCTGTCATCGGTTTGGATCAAGTCTTTAATATCGTTATAAAAACCATTGGCATTCAGGCTTAATTTGTCCGTCAGTTGACTTTGATAGCCCACTTGAAAGCTGGTTGAGGTTTCCGGCTGCAAGTTTGGATTTCCCATCACTTTATAGCCCAAGTTACTGTGGTCAAAGACGTAGTAGCGCTCTTTTAAATTGGGAACGCGGTAGCCTGAGCCAATGCTTGCGCGCAGCACATGGTCGCGACCTTGAGCATCCATCAGATTATATTTTAAGGCGACTTTTGGGGCAAGATGGTCGCCAAAGTCCTCATCGTTTTGGTAACGAACACCGGTTAGCACCTCAAGATTATCACCAATGAGCCAATCATCTTGCGCGTAAACCTCGCCAACCGTTCGGCTGACCTCATCGCGAACCAGCTCGCTGACTTGGTTTTTGGTTTGGGTTAAGGTGTCTTTTTGACCTTGAACGCCAAATTGCAGCAAATGCGTATGCTTATCGGATAATTTAAGTTCAGGCAAATCAAGCTGAGCTTGCGCAAGTGCCGTGGTGATGTCGGCATCACGAGCAGAGGTCAGCTCACCGTCTGAAAAGGTATCCGACTGACTTTTATAATCTTCAAATAACCCTTGAACCAAGAGCTGATATGGCTCGGAATTTGCGGATAAATGAATATCTGAGCGAGCACCAACGGTAAAGCGATTTTTGGTAATGGCTTCATCGCGCTGCTGCGGTAAGTGCAAGGGCGGCACGTAAAGGCTAAAGCGGCTGGTGTCATCTTCTTTATAATGCGTGGCTTCCGCCCAGTATTTTGAGTTATTAAGGAGCGCGCCTTGGGTGTTTTTGGTCGCGGCGATATTAGGCGTAAAGTCAAGGCGAGCGGTCACTTGCGCCTGTGTACTGGCGTCTTTTAAGCGTGACCAACTATCCGTATCAAGGCTTAAGCCTTTATCATCTAGGTAGGAGGCGGAAAGCCTACCGCGAAGCTGATCACTGTGAGCTAACGCGCCCTCAATCCCTGCTTCAACAAAGCGTTTATTCGCATCAAGGCTTTTGCCAGATGGGTTTTGCTTGCCATTGCTCGCAATCTCGGTGGTGACATGAGCGCGCAAACTGTCAACTGGCTTGGTGATGATGTTAATCACGCCGCCCATCGCTGCGCTGCCAAACTGCGCCGACGCCGCCCCTTGAACAATCTCAATTTGCTCAATATCCATGGTCAGATATTGATTTAGATTG contains:
- the ispF gene encoding 2-C-methyl-D-erythritol 2,4-cyclodiphosphate synthase, producing MIKIGQGIDVHAFHNSGAQQQYVVLAGVHIEHSHSLLAHSDGDVILHALADALLGALAMGDIGQHFPDTDAANAGLDSRILLRYVYGKVLAEGYQIGNADITVLCERPKLAPHNELMRANIASDLQTDIKNISIKASTTEKLGFTGRQEGIMAQAVVLLTPNAVKA
- the grxD gene encoding Grx4 family monothiol glutaredoxin; this encodes MTDQNSSTDIEQLIRDQIRDNKVILYMKGTPQFPQCGFSARSVDVLTQIGRPFAFVNILENPEIRATLPKVGNWPTFPQLWVDGELMGGSDIILQMYQSGELKPLIEANSPEA
- the mnmG gene encoding tRNA uridine-5-carboxymethylaminomethyl(34) synthesis enzyme MnmG; amino-acid sequence: MQFPKSYDVVVIGGGHAGTEAALAAARMGAKTLLLTHNIETLGQMSCNPAIGGIGKSHLVREIDALGGAMALATDKSGIQFRVLNSRKGAAVRATRAQADRILYKAAIRETLENQPNLDIFQQAADDILVENGRATAVVTSSGIIFNTQTVVLTSGTFLGGVIHIGLENSKGGRAGDPPAIKLADRLRELNLPVGRLKTGTPARIDARSVDFSVMTVQPGDTPLPTMSYIGDVAMHPRQVNCYITHTNAKTHDIIRQNLDRSPMFSGKIEGVGPRYCPSIEDKIHRFADKDSHQIFIEPEGLTTHELYPNGISTSLPFDVQLEFIHSMKGLENAHITRPGYAIEYDYFDPQNLKPTLETKSIDGLYFAGQINGTTGYEEAGVQGLLAGVNAALVTQDNPDFEVWTPRRDQAYLGVLIDDLITHGTNEPYRMFTSRAEYRLLLREDNADQRLTAIGRKLGLIDDARWQVFEQKMDAIASEQSRLKDLWATPMNALGKAFSEQTGEALTKEVNALDLLKRPQVHFNDIAKLTESKVSEQVGEQIEISVKYAGYIDRQQEDIAQMKRLENTAIPDNFDFSAVSGLSNEVVQKLAKVRPVSLAQASRISGVTPAAIQLLAMTIKKQKKAKALLNS
- a CDS encoding ChaB family protein, which codes for MPYDNLSDLPDNVKDHLPKHAQEIFQAAFNSAAKQYDDEARWFATAWAAVEKVYHKNAEGNWVKK
- a CDS encoding AEC family transporter, with product MIDAVVFAVAIILPNLILMGLGFFMQRRGAASKPFVDQASNFVFNYCLPCLLFFSVVDSQVDYGKQVQLIAAGAVVTFILFFGSEVYARRFITSPADQGVFVQGVFRSNMAILGLATVANAYGDEGLSIGAVYMGLVTILFNILAVVTLSRVFKSAEDTWLTKSKLILNKLVTNPLMIALVAAFAYKALNLPPVPSVLHKTGDLLASVTLPLALICAGASIDWRSMLAPSGLSMQASIGRIVIAPLIAIAVGLGFGLQGIHMGVLFLMVAAPTAAASYVMAKAMGGNDVLAANILAFTTVVGMFGMAIGAAVLRGMGLM
- a CDS encoding HmuY family protein, which encodes MMQRKTKNLTRPFAVILGTAVILTLSGCGGDSSGSNPSTGGGTVVTPPKPNSPSLFSKSATWTITNLAKGATTCFDFDAQKESSCAENTWDVKFENQERGVKLWSNSGASGTGKGGVFGLMDWSELKDYKNATRDPKTNSDLSILYNEDKNGGIFNQSPWYAYSLNDDHKLYPNNRVYLITTDNSSAEAASSVQLPIYAVQITNYYKGTTSGFPTLRWIDTAVPDKVKTQQIDASSQTDWTYFNLQTGKVVDKSGVWHMAFKRDSIILNGGNSGSGKVGAYLANDSKAYFDDKGEPIKAKFMADNNEESLKILQNVTAYQYPASAAGWVTDKKGSSLNPQVSGNYPKLDYGLFTYDGANNHRMFANPNKGALIRSAEGNSFARMHLTQINYPDATSPAATSWVFEFDIQPATAQ
- a CDS encoding TonB-dependent receptor plug domain-containing protein codes for the protein MTLLFFPTNLELPRRALSVAIMATVAMTAIDAQAADLILDNSAPSTKLDTVVVTATKSSKTLNDAPAVVQVLDKKTLNDNQAHTLKDALKLLPNVYLRQIHGKTGYEVVMQGFSGDQVLVLIDGLPITASTGSTVNLNQYLTMDIEQIEIVQGAASAQFGSAAMGGVINIITKPVDSLRAHVTTEIASNGKQNPSGKSLDANKRFVEAGIEGALAHSDQLRGRLSASYLDDKGLSLDTDSWSRLKDASTQAQVTARLDFTPNIAATKNTQGALLNNSKYWAEATHYKEDDTSRFSLYVPPLHLPQQRDEAITKNRFTVGARSDIHLSANSEPYQLLVQGLFEDYKSQSDTFSDGELTSARDADITTALAQAQLDLPELKLSDKHTHLLQFGVQGQKDTLTQTKNQVSELVRDEVSRTVGEVYAQDDWLIGDNLEVLTGVRYQNDEDFGDHLAPKVALKYNLMDAQGRDHVLRASIGSGYRVPNLKERYYVFDHSNLGYKVMGNPNLQPETSTSFQVGYQSQLTDKLSLNANGFYNDIKDLIQTDDSNALIENGISIFQYTNVDSAYTYGGDVGIDWQALDNAKVQASYAYLKTHNKSADSELTYRPNHKAMLAVDYQINDKLQVIPRLTYESKQLISTESQSYSPAFWNLDSKLNYQANDNLSLYGAINNIFDTQRDVKDPSDFRPIDNREWLIGASYRW